Proteins encoded in a region of the Bactrocera tryoni isolate S06 chromosome 4, CSIRO_BtryS06_freeze2, whole genome shotgun sequence genome:
- the LOC120775055 gene encoding putative glycine-rich cell wall structural protein 1, whose product MKLLLVFCVVATLMVVQCYAGEPKGPGRQKRSPEPLSSNGAPGEPGKNGGGGGGGGGGGDNGGGGGNGGGGGNGGGGGNGGGGGNGGGGGNGGGGGGGNGGGGGGDGGKGGKGGKGGDDGAPGAPGAPGH is encoded by the exons ATGAAGCTTTTGCTTGTTTTCTGCGTTGTGGCCACACTCATGGTTGTCCAGTGTTATG CTGGGGAACCTAAAGGGCCGGGTAGGCAGAAGCGTTCACCCGAACCACTTAGTAGCAATGGAGCGCCTGGTGAGCCTGGTAAAAATGGCGGAGGAGGTGgaggtggtggtggcggtggcgaCAATGGAGGTGGTGGTGGTAATGGTGGAGGTGGTGGCAATGGTGGCGGTGGTGGCAACGGTGGCGGTGGTGGCAACGGGGGCGGTGGTGGCAacggtggcggtggcggtggtggcaatggtggtggtg GTGGTGGTGATGGCGGCAAAGGGGGCAAAGGGGGCAAAGGTGGTGACGATGGTGCTCCTGGTGCGCCTGGAGCTCCCGgtcattaa